One window of the Ictidomys tridecemlineatus isolate mIctTri1 chromosome 11, mIctTri1.hap1, whole genome shotgun sequence genome contains the following:
- the Cyp4b1 gene encoding cytochrome P450 4B1 isoform X1 yields MVPSFLSLSFSRLSLWLSGVILVIVFLKLFRLLLRRQKLARAMESFSGPPTHWLFGHALQAKQTDFLERVVSWTHQFPYAHQLWLGQFLGFLNIYEPDYAKAVYSRGDPKAPDVYDFFLQWIGKGLLVLHGPKWFQHRKLLTPGFHYDVLKPYVAVFAECAHAMLDKWEKKALEDKSFDIFCDVGLMALDTLMKCTFGKGEKGLCQRDNNYYLAVSDLTLLMQQRIESFQYHNDFIYWLTPHGRRFLRACKMAHDHTDQVIRKRKEALKDEKEQEKIQKRKHLDFLDILLEAQDENGLRLPDTDIRAEVDTFMFEGHDTTTSGISWFLYCMALYPEHQQRCREEVREILGDKDSFQWDDLGKMTYLTMCIKESFRLYPPVPQVYRQLSKPVNFVDGRSLPAGSLISLHIYALHRNSAVWPDPEVFDPLRFSPENMTGRHPFAFMPFSAGPRNCIGQQFAMNEMKVVTALCLHRFEFSLDPSRLPIKMPQLILRSKNGIHLHLKSLGRGPGK; encoded by the exons ATGGTGCCCAGCTTTCTGTCCCTGAGCTTCTCTCGACTGAGCCTATGGTTGTCTGGAGTGATCTTGGTCATCGTGTTCCTCAAGCTCTTTCGCCTGCTGCTGCGGAGGCAGAAGTTGGCCAGGGCTATGGAAAGCTTCTCAGGGCCCCCCACCCATTGGCTCTTTGGGCATGCTCTTCAG GCTAAGCAGACAGACTTCCTGGAAAGGGTGGTATCCTGGACCCACCAGTTCCCTTATGCCCACCAACTCTGGTTGGGACAGTTCCTTGGCTTCCTGAACATCTATGAACCTGACTATGCCAAAGCTGTGTACAGCCGTGGGG ACCCTAAGGCCCCGGATGTGTACGATTTCTTTCTCCAGTGGATTG GGAAAGGCCTGCTGGTTCTTCATGGGCCCAAGTGGTTCCAGCACCGCAAGCTGCTCACACCTGGCTTCCATTATGATGTGCTGAAGCCTTACGTGGCTGTGTTTGCTGAATGCGCACATGCCATGCTG GACAAATGGGAGAAAAAGGCTCTTGAGGATAAGAGCTTTGACATCTTCTGTGATGTGGGCCTCATGGCACTGGATACACTCATGAAATGCACCTTTGGTAAAGGAGAGAAAGGCCTGTGCCAAAG GGACAACAACTACTACTTGGCAGTTAGTGACCTCACACTACTGATGCAGCAGCGCATCGAGTCCTTCCAGTACCACAATGATTTCATTTACTGGCTCACCCCACATGGCCGCCGCTTCCTGCGGGCCTGCAAGATGGCCCATGATCATACAG ACCAGGTCATCAGGAAGCGGAAGGAAGCCCTGAAGGATGAGAAGGAGCAGGAGAAGATTCAGAAAAGGAAGCACCTGGACTTCCTGGATATTCTCTTGGAAGCACAA GATGAAAATGGGCTCAGGCTGCCAGACACAGACATCCGGGCTGAAGTGGACACGTTCATGTTTGAAGGCCACGACACCACCACCAGTGGCATCTCCTGGTTCCTCTACTGCATGGCCCTATACCCTGAGCATCAGCAGCGCTGTAGAGAGGAGGTCCGTGAGATCCTAGGGGACAAGGACTCCTTTCAGTG GGATGACCTGGGCAAGATGACCTACCTGACTATGTGCATCAAGGAGAGCTTCCGTCTCTACCCACCTGTGCCCCAGGTGTACCGCCAGCTTAGCAAGCCTGTCAACTTTGTGGATGGTCGCTCACTGCCTGCAG GCAGCCTGATCTCTCTGCACATCTATGCCCTCCATAGGAACAGCGCAGTGTGGCCTGATCCTGAG GTTTTTGATCCCCTGCGCTTTTCCCCTGAAAATATGACTGGACGCCACCCCTTCGCCTTCATGCCCTTCTCAGCTGGGCCCAG GAACTGCATCGGACAGCAGTTTGCCATGAATGAGATGAAGGTGGTCACGGCCCTCTGTTTGCACCGCTTTGAGTTCTCTCTGGATCCCTCGCGGTTGCCCATCAAGATGCCCCAGCTGATCTTGCGCTCCAAGAATGGTATCCATCTCCACCTGAAGTCTCTGGGCCGTGGGCCTGGGAAGTAG
- the Cyp4b1 gene encoding cytochrome P450 4B1 isoform X3, translating into MQAKQTDFLERVVSWTHQFPYAHQLWLGQFLGFLNIYEPDYAKAVYSRGDPKAPDVYDFFLQWIGKGLLVLHGPKWFQHRKLLTPGFHYDVLKPYVAVFAECAHAMLDKWEKKALEDKSFDIFCDVGLMALDTLMKCTFGKGEKGLCQRDNNYYLAVSDLTLLMQQRIESFQYHNDFIYWLTPHGRRFLRACKMAHDHTDQVIRKRKEALKDEKEQEKIQKRKHLDFLDILLEAQDENGLRLPDTDIRAEVDTFMFEGHDTTTSGISWFLYCMALYPEHQQRCREEVREILGDKDSFQWDDLGKMTYLTMCIKESFRLYPPVPQVYRQLSKPVNFVDGRSLPAGSLISLHIYALHRNSAVWPDPEVFDPLRFSPENMTGRHPFAFMPFSAGPRNCIGQQFAMNEMKVVTALCLHRFEFSLDPSRLPIKMPQLILRSKNGIHLHLKSLGRGPGK; encoded by the exons ATGCAG GCTAAGCAGACAGACTTCCTGGAAAGGGTGGTATCCTGGACCCACCAGTTCCCTTATGCCCACCAACTCTGGTTGGGACAGTTCCTTGGCTTCCTGAACATCTATGAACCTGACTATGCCAAAGCTGTGTACAGCCGTGGGG ACCCTAAGGCCCCGGATGTGTACGATTTCTTTCTCCAGTGGATTG GGAAAGGCCTGCTGGTTCTTCATGGGCCCAAGTGGTTCCAGCACCGCAAGCTGCTCACACCTGGCTTCCATTATGATGTGCTGAAGCCTTACGTGGCTGTGTTTGCTGAATGCGCACATGCCATGCTG GACAAATGGGAGAAAAAGGCTCTTGAGGATAAGAGCTTTGACATCTTCTGTGATGTGGGCCTCATGGCACTGGATACACTCATGAAATGCACCTTTGGTAAAGGAGAGAAAGGCCTGTGCCAAAG GGACAACAACTACTACTTGGCAGTTAGTGACCTCACACTACTGATGCAGCAGCGCATCGAGTCCTTCCAGTACCACAATGATTTCATTTACTGGCTCACCCCACATGGCCGCCGCTTCCTGCGGGCCTGCAAGATGGCCCATGATCATACAG ACCAGGTCATCAGGAAGCGGAAGGAAGCCCTGAAGGATGAGAAGGAGCAGGAGAAGATTCAGAAAAGGAAGCACCTGGACTTCCTGGATATTCTCTTGGAAGCACAA GATGAAAATGGGCTCAGGCTGCCAGACACAGACATCCGGGCTGAAGTGGACACGTTCATGTTTGAAGGCCACGACACCACCACCAGTGGCATCTCCTGGTTCCTCTACTGCATGGCCCTATACCCTGAGCATCAGCAGCGCTGTAGAGAGGAGGTCCGTGAGATCCTAGGGGACAAGGACTCCTTTCAGTG GGATGACCTGGGCAAGATGACCTACCTGACTATGTGCATCAAGGAGAGCTTCCGTCTCTACCCACCTGTGCCCCAGGTGTACCGCCAGCTTAGCAAGCCTGTCAACTTTGTGGATGGTCGCTCACTGCCTGCAG GCAGCCTGATCTCTCTGCACATCTATGCCCTCCATAGGAACAGCGCAGTGTGGCCTGATCCTGAG GTTTTTGATCCCCTGCGCTTTTCCCCTGAAAATATGACTGGACGCCACCCCTTCGCCTTCATGCCCTTCTCAGCTGGGCCCAG GAACTGCATCGGACAGCAGTTTGCCATGAATGAGATGAAGGTGGTCACGGCCCTCTGTTTGCACCGCTTTGAGTTCTCTCTGGATCCCTCGCGGTTGCCCATCAAGATGCCCCAGCTGATCTTGCGCTCCAAGAATGGTATCCATCTCCACCTGAAGTCTCTGGGCCGTGGGCCTGGGAAGTAG
- the Cyp4b1 gene encoding cytochrome P450 4B1 isoform X2 codes for MCPRRKTSQNSWRGCRCRFGAKCWELSSLHLGSWGNRWHRESTAKQTDFLERVVSWTHQFPYAHQLWLGQFLGFLNIYEPDYAKAVYSRGDPKAPDVYDFFLQWIGKGLLVLHGPKWFQHRKLLTPGFHYDVLKPYVAVFAECAHAMLDKWEKKALEDKSFDIFCDVGLMALDTLMKCTFGKGEKGLCQRDNNYYLAVSDLTLLMQQRIESFQYHNDFIYWLTPHGRRFLRACKMAHDHTDQVIRKRKEALKDEKEQEKIQKRKHLDFLDILLEAQDENGLRLPDTDIRAEVDTFMFEGHDTTTSGISWFLYCMALYPEHQQRCREEVREILGDKDSFQWDDLGKMTYLTMCIKESFRLYPPVPQVYRQLSKPVNFVDGRSLPAGSLISLHIYALHRNSAVWPDPEVFDPLRFSPENMTGRHPFAFMPFSAGPRNCIGQQFAMNEMKVVTALCLHRFEFSLDPSRLPIKMPQLILRSKNGIHLHLKSLGRGPGK; via the exons ATGTGCCCCAGAAGGAAGACATCCCAGAACTCTTGGAGGGGCTGCAGATGCAGGTTTGGGGCAAAATGCTGGGAGCTGTCCTCACTCCACCTAGGTTCCTGGGGCAATCGGTGGCACAGGGAGTCTACG GCTAAGCAGACAGACTTCCTGGAAAGGGTGGTATCCTGGACCCACCAGTTCCCTTATGCCCACCAACTCTGGTTGGGACAGTTCCTTGGCTTCCTGAACATCTATGAACCTGACTATGCCAAAGCTGTGTACAGCCGTGGGG ACCCTAAGGCCCCGGATGTGTACGATTTCTTTCTCCAGTGGATTG GGAAAGGCCTGCTGGTTCTTCATGGGCCCAAGTGGTTCCAGCACCGCAAGCTGCTCACACCTGGCTTCCATTATGATGTGCTGAAGCCTTACGTGGCTGTGTTTGCTGAATGCGCACATGCCATGCTG GACAAATGGGAGAAAAAGGCTCTTGAGGATAAGAGCTTTGACATCTTCTGTGATGTGGGCCTCATGGCACTGGATACACTCATGAAATGCACCTTTGGTAAAGGAGAGAAAGGCCTGTGCCAAAG GGACAACAACTACTACTTGGCAGTTAGTGACCTCACACTACTGATGCAGCAGCGCATCGAGTCCTTCCAGTACCACAATGATTTCATTTACTGGCTCACCCCACATGGCCGCCGCTTCCTGCGGGCCTGCAAGATGGCCCATGATCATACAG ACCAGGTCATCAGGAAGCGGAAGGAAGCCCTGAAGGATGAGAAGGAGCAGGAGAAGATTCAGAAAAGGAAGCACCTGGACTTCCTGGATATTCTCTTGGAAGCACAA GATGAAAATGGGCTCAGGCTGCCAGACACAGACATCCGGGCTGAAGTGGACACGTTCATGTTTGAAGGCCACGACACCACCACCAGTGGCATCTCCTGGTTCCTCTACTGCATGGCCCTATACCCTGAGCATCAGCAGCGCTGTAGAGAGGAGGTCCGTGAGATCCTAGGGGACAAGGACTCCTTTCAGTG GGATGACCTGGGCAAGATGACCTACCTGACTATGTGCATCAAGGAGAGCTTCCGTCTCTACCCACCTGTGCCCCAGGTGTACCGCCAGCTTAGCAAGCCTGTCAACTTTGTGGATGGTCGCTCACTGCCTGCAG GCAGCCTGATCTCTCTGCACATCTATGCCCTCCATAGGAACAGCGCAGTGTGGCCTGATCCTGAG GTTTTTGATCCCCTGCGCTTTTCCCCTGAAAATATGACTGGACGCCACCCCTTCGCCTTCATGCCCTTCTCAGCTGGGCCCAG GAACTGCATCGGACAGCAGTTTGCCATGAATGAGATGAAGGTGGTCACGGCCCTCTGTTTGCACCGCTTTGAGTTCTCTCTGGATCCCTCGCGGTTGCCCATCAAGATGCCCCAGCTGATCTTGCGCTCCAAGAATGGTATCCATCTCCACCTGAAGTCTCTGGGCCGTGGGCCTGGGAAGTAG